One genomic window of Nitrosomonas sp. Is35 includes the following:
- a CDS encoding VF530 family protein, with the protein MPAPESNQHPQTKNPLQGVTLEALLTELHAQVGWEGLAKRIDINCFKQDPSIKSSLKFLRKTPWAREKVEALYIQLKQGSHE; encoded by the coding sequence ATGCCCGCCCCTGAAAGCAACCAGCACCCTCAAACCAAAAACCCTTTGCAAGGCGTTACCCTGGAAGCGCTGCTGACCGAGCTGCATGCGCAGGTTGGCTGGGAGGGGCTGGCCAAAAGGATCGATATCAATTGCTTCAAGCAAGATCCCAGCATCAAATCCAGTTTGAAATTTTTGCGCAAGACGCCGTGGGCCAGAGAGAAAGTCGAGGCCCTCTATATCCAATTGAAACAAGGCAGCCATGAGTGA
- a CDS encoding RNA-binding S4 domain-containing protein, with protein sequence MSEFSLKGHDTIALNDLLKITGLCGSGGEAKAVIAKGKVKVDGQVELRKTCKIRNGQVVEYAREQVTVTG encoded by the coding sequence ATGAGTGAATTCAGTCTTAAAGGGCACGACACGATTGCATTGAACGATCTGCTGAAGATCACCGGCCTGTGCGGGAGCGGTGGCGAAGCCAAGGCCGTGATCGCCAAGGGTAAGGTCAAGGTGGATGGTCAGGTCGAGCTGCGCAAAACCTGCAAGATCCGCAACGGCCAAGTGGTGGAATACGCCCGGGAGCAAGTCACCGTAACAGGCTGA
- a CDS encoding CusA/CzcA family heavy metal efflux RND transporter, whose amino-acid sequence MFERILKISIYQRGLVLLAVLAMAAFGMYNYLKLPIDAVPDITNVQVQINTTAPGYSPLEAEQRITFPIEMAMAGLPGLEYTRSLSRYGLSQVTVIFKDGTDIYLVRQLVSQRIQEVRSRLPVAIVPTIGPISTGLGEIFMWTVDADPEARKPDGTPYTSMDLRELQDWIVKPRMRMVKGVTEVNSVGGYVKQFHVTPYPEKLISFGLTLQDLVLALERNNLNIGAGYIEKSGEQYLVRVPGQVADLVEIGEIILGSNQGVPIRVKNVADVLIGKELRTGAATQNGHEVVLGTAFMLIGENSRTVSQAAAEKLAEINRGLPAGITATPVYNRTTLVDKTISTVSNNLMEGAALVIVVLFISLGNLRAALITALIIPLAMLFTISGMVASNVSANLLSLGALDFGIIVDGAVIIVENCIRRLSLEQGRMGRELTPDERFEIVFDASKEVREALLFGQIIIMVVYLPVFALSGVEGKMFHPMAYTVLLALLGAVFLSVTFVPAAVAMFLSGKMMEKEGAAVLWAKKIYAPALDAAMDNKGLTVTIAAVIVILSLLLTTRMGSEFIPSLDEEDIALHAIRIPGTSLSTAVEMQNELEETIKKFSEVSRVFSKIGTAEIATDPMPPSVADIFIIIKPQSEWSGKYRSKQELIAAMEEAVRKVPGNNYEFTQPIQMRFNELLSGVRADVAVKVFGDDLDVMLNLAERIEKIIKAVPGAADVRVEQITGLPVLSIQMDRTKMARYGLNGSDVQDAINIAIGGRTTGLIFEGDRRFELQVRLPEQIRGDIEMLKRLPVKLPVPVAPGAQNMAVNPLLAGGGQNAPAAPLPVYVALGEVADLHIAKGPNQISRENGKRRVVITANVRGRDIGSFVMEAQEHIAKQVKMPAGYWLSWGGQFEQLIMAAERLQIVIPLALGLVFFLLYTMLGSMRDSLLVFSAVPLAITGGIVALWLRDIPLSISAGVGFIAMSGVAVLDGLVLLSFIRDLRAQGLKLEEAIRTGALLRLRPVLITTWVESLGFLPMALSTTTGAEVQRTLATVMIGSTLSQSLLSLLVVPVLYQLVHRRNATAS is encoded by the coding sequence ATGTTTGAACGGATTTTGAAAATATCGATATACCAGCGCGGGCTTGTTTTGTTGGCAGTGCTGGCAATGGCCGCATTCGGCATGTACAACTACCTGAAGCTGCCGATCGACGCGGTGCCGGACATCACCAATGTGCAGGTGCAAATCAATACCACGGCGCCTGGTTATTCGCCCCTAGAAGCCGAACAGCGCATTACCTTTCCGATCGAGATGGCGATGGCCGGACTGCCCGGTTTGGAATATACCCGCTCCCTGTCGCGCTACGGCTTATCGCAAGTCACGGTGATTTTTAAGGATGGCACCGATATCTACCTGGTGCGGCAACTGGTCAGTCAGCGCATTCAAGAAGTCAGAAGCCGGTTGCCAGTCGCGATTGTCCCGACCATAGGGCCGATTTCGACGGGTCTGGGTGAAATTTTCATGTGGACTGTCGATGCCGATCCCGAAGCGCGCAAACCGGATGGCACGCCGTATACGTCGATGGATTTGCGCGAGTTGCAAGACTGGATCGTCAAACCCCGCATGCGCATGGTGAAAGGGGTGACGGAGGTCAACTCGGTCGGCGGTTATGTCAAGCAATTTCATGTCACGCCTTATCCGGAGAAACTGATTTCGTTTGGTTTGACGCTGCAAGACTTGGTGCTGGCGCTGGAGCGTAACAATCTCAACATCGGTGCGGGTTACATCGAGAAAAGCGGCGAACAGTATCTGGTCAGGGTGCCGGGACAAGTGGCCGATCTGGTCGAAATCGGCGAGATCATTCTGGGCAGTAATCAGGGTGTTCCAATACGCGTCAAGAATGTCGCCGATGTGCTGATCGGCAAGGAGCTGCGTACTGGTGCCGCGACGCAGAACGGCCACGAAGTGGTGCTGGGCACGGCGTTTATGCTGATCGGGGAAAATAGCCGCACCGTTTCGCAGGCGGCGGCGGAAAAACTGGCCGAAATCAACCGCGGTCTGCCTGCCGGTATCACTGCAACACCGGTTTATAACCGTACTACGCTGGTCGACAAAACCATCAGCACGGTTTCAAACAACTTGATGGAAGGCGCCGCGCTGGTCATCGTGGTCTTGTTCATATCGCTCGGCAACCTGCGCGCTGCGCTGATCACCGCGCTGATTATTCCGCTGGCGATGTTGTTCACCATCAGCGGCATGGTGGCCAGTAATGTCAGCGCCAACCTGCTGAGTCTGGGTGCGCTTGATTTCGGTATCATTGTCGACGGCGCTGTCATCATCGTGGAGAACTGTATTCGCCGTCTTTCGCTGGAACAAGGGCGAATGGGGCGGGAATTGACGCCTGACGAACGCTTCGAGATCGTTTTCGATGCTTCCAAAGAAGTAAGGGAAGCCCTGCTGTTCGGGCAGATTATCATCATGGTGGTTTATCTGCCGGTGTTTGCGCTGTCCGGTGTGGAAGGCAAGATGTTTCATCCGATGGCATACACGGTATTGCTGGCATTGCTGGGCGCGGTATTTCTGTCGGTGACGTTTGTGCCGGCGGCGGTGGCCATGTTTCTCTCCGGCAAAATGATGGAAAAAGAAGGTGCCGCAGTGCTATGGGCGAAGAAAATCTACGCGCCTGCATTGGATGCCGCGATGGATAACAAGGGGTTAACGGTGACTATCGCTGCTGTTATCGTGATTTTGTCGCTGCTGCTGACCACGCGCATGGGCAGTGAGTTTATTCCCAGCTTGGACGAAGAGGATATTGCGCTGCACGCCATCCGTATTCCCGGTACTAGCCTCAGTACAGCCGTTGAGATGCAGAATGAGCTGGAAGAAACGATCAAGAAGTTTTCCGAAGTCAGCCGGGTGTTTTCCAAAATCGGTACAGCGGAAATCGCGACCGATCCGATGCCGCCGAGTGTTGCGGATATCTTCATCATTATCAAGCCGCAATCCGAATGGTCCGGTAAGTATCGCAGCAAGCAGGAATTGATCGCGGCGATGGAGGAGGCGGTGCGCAAAGTGCCGGGTAACAATTACGAGTTCACGCAGCCGATACAAATGCGCTTCAACGAACTGCTATCCGGCGTGCGCGCGGATGTCGCGGTGAAAGTATTCGGCGACGATCTCGATGTCATGCTCAATCTTGCCGAACGGATTGAAAAAATCATCAAGGCGGTGCCCGGCGCGGCAGATGTGCGGGTAGAACAAATTACCGGCTTACCAGTGCTATCGATTCAGATGGATCGTACCAAAATGGCGCGTTACGGCCTTAATGGCAGCGATGTGCAAGACGCGATCAATATCGCTATCGGCGGCAGAACGACCGGTTTGATTTTTGAAGGCGACCGCCGTTTCGAGTTGCAAGTGCGGCTGCCGGAACAGATTCGCGGTGATATCGAAATGCTCAAACGCCTGCCAGTCAAGCTGCCGGTACCGGTCGCGCCGGGAGCGCAGAATATGGCAGTGAATCCGTTGTTAGCAGGCGGCGGCCAAAATGCTCCAGCCGCGCCATTGCCGGTGTATGTGGCGCTTGGCGAGGTCGCTGATCTGCACATTGCCAAAGGCCCCAATCAAATCAGCCGGGAAAACGGCAAGCGCCGCGTGGTGATCACCGCCAACGTGCGTGGCCGCGACATCGGGTCGTTTGTCATGGAGGCGCAAGAACATATTGCCAAGCAAGTCAAAATGCCCGCCGGTTATTGGTTGTCGTGGGGCGGACAATTCGAGCAGTTGATCATGGCGGCGGAACGCTTGCAGATTGTTATTCCGCTGGCGCTTGGATTGGTATTTTTCCTGTTGTACACCATGCTTGGCAGTATGCGCGATAGCTTGTTGGTGTTCAGCGCGGTGCCATTGGCGATTACCGGCGGCATCGTTGCGCTGTGGTTGCGCGATATCCCGCTATCGATTTCCGCTGGGGTCGGATTCATCGCCATGTCCGGCGTGGCGGTGCTGGATGGTCTGGTGCTGCTGTCGTTCATTCGCGATTTGCGTGCGCAGGGGCTAAAGCTCGAAGAAGCCATCAGGACCGGGGCGCTATTGCGGCTGCGCCCGGTCCTGATCACCACTTGGGTCGAATCGCTAGGTTTCTTGCCGATGGCGCTGAGCACCACCACCGGCGCGGAAGTGCAACGCACCCTGGCGACCGTGATGATCGGCAGCACATTGTCGCAATCTTTGCTGTCATTGCTGGTGGTGCCGGTGTTGTATCAATTGGTGCACCGGCGGAATGCAACGGCTAGTTGA
- a CDS encoding NAD(P)H-dependent oxidoreductase — MKFLVFLGTVRDSSPPNPPRLGLRVATACVAQLHQGDISVELIDPLDFDLGILFKPHFSYARGKAPAQLQALADKIAAADGYVMVSPEYNHSLSPALAHLLNHFGSSLFSYKPSVIVTYSAGQWGGVRAAVGMRSFLSELGCLPVSAMIHVPKAHEVLAEDGSFLASVDAERWTNYFVRSFAQLTWWASAAKNQRDAIDPHKLVPAFKKNPSQRNAP; from the coding sequence ATGAAATTCCTAGTTTTCCTTGGCACAGTTCGCGACAGCTCCCCACCCAACCCACCCCGGCTTGGCCTGCGAGTCGCAACAGCTTGCGTGGCACAGCTTCACCAAGGCGACATTTCAGTGGAACTGATCGATCCGCTGGATTTTGATCTAGGTATCTTATTCAAACCGCACTTTTCTTATGCGCGAGGCAAAGCGCCCGCTCAACTCCAAGCCTTGGCGGACAAGATCGCAGCCGCGGATGGTTATGTCATGGTGAGTCCGGAATACAATCATTCGCTGAGTCCAGCTTTGGCGCATTTGCTTAATCACTTCGGCAGTTCGCTGTTTTCATACAAACCCAGCGTGATTGTCACGTATTCGGCGGGGCAATGGGGCGGTGTCAGGGCGGCGGTGGGGATGCGGTCTTTTCTGTCGGAACTGGGTTGCTTGCCGGTTTCAGCGATGATTCATGTCCCGAAGGCACATGAAGTGCTCGCCGAGGATGGAAGCTTTCTCGCGTCTGTCGACGCGGAAAGATGGACGAACTATTTTGTCAGATCCTTCGCGCAGCTCACTTGGTGGGCATCCGCCGCCAAAAATCAGCGGGATGCTATCGACCCGCACAAACTGGTACCCGCTTTTAAAAAAAATCCCTCGCAAAGAAATGCTCCCTAA
- a CDS encoding PEP-CTERM sorting domain-containing protein, with protein sequence MKYSNYLGALIAVFASFSVQASTALFSEDFESGLGQWNPVGTGVVVADPTNPLSGNDVLSFTGLGSGGDIFTANSFFAPSQIYTVSFDYLSVETPGAPTNDMGGFVGISDGKPGSHTWIAGTQAGYPGLNVVLTHNGAWTNYSITIDANTALFVYGGTPMNGMPLHLMLEDFVGSDAIAGNVYFDNIVVTAVPEPGTYAMLLAGLGLLGFAARHRRNNCEPT encoded by the coding sequence ATGAAATACTCGAATTATTTGGGTGCATTGATTGCGGTGTTTGCGTCTTTTTCCGTGCAAGCGAGCACTGCGCTTTTTAGTGAAGATTTTGAATCCGGTCTGGGTCAATGGAATCCCGTTGGAACCGGTGTTGTCGTTGCCGATCCAACGAATCCGCTGAGTGGCAATGACGTGCTGTCATTTACTGGACTCGGCTCCGGCGGTGATATTTTTACCGCCAACTCCTTCTTTGCGCCGTCACAAATTTATACCGTTAGTTTCGATTATTTGAGTGTCGAGACACCCGGTGCTCCCACCAACGATATGGGTGGATTCGTGGGTATCAGTGACGGTAAACCGGGATCGCACACTTGGATCGCGGGCACTCAGGCCGGTTATCCGGGACTCAACGTGGTGTTGACCCACAATGGAGCATGGACAAATTATTCGATCACGATCGATGCCAATACCGCTCTATTTGTTTATGGCGGCACCCCCATGAATGGTATGCCGCTGCATCTTATGCTGGAAGATTTTGTCGGATCTGACGCAATTGCGGGCAACGTATACTTTGATAATATCGTTGTGACGGCCGTCCCTGAACCCGGAACGTATGCCATGCTACTGGCCGGATTAGGGCTGCTGGGGTTTGCCGCACGCCACCGCCGCAATAACTGCGAGCCAACCTGA
- the mgtE gene encoding magnesium transporter, which translates to MTETDNNNDQDNSPTPLQQVTFLLRKYKLVEGLVNLQDAPDESLAESTVQKQNLSELQAFLDQLHPADIALILEALPLEDRLLIWSMVKTDRDGEVLLETSDAVRASLITDMHNQELVAATEYLDADEIADLAPDLPQEVMDDVFRSLPVEEREQLRAAMSYPEDSVGALMDFDVITIREDVRMEVVLRYLRMLDEMPDHTDQLFVVDRNEQLKGVLLINRLLVSDPDTLVADVMTNEIIKLQPDDVAQQAANAFERYDLVSASVVDENDKLLGRVTVNTVIDFIRDKAENEALNLAGLSEEEDLFAPVLKSVQNRWVWLAVNLVTAFIASRVIGLFEDSIEKLVALAALMPIIAGIGGNSGNQTITMIVRALALDQINTSSAWKLITKEVGVSIVNGLLWGTIVGLFTFAIYQNAELGLVMTLALVLNLLLAALLGVLIPLTLRKFGRDPAIGSSVMITAVTDSGGFFIFLGLATIFLL; encoded by the coding sequence ATGACAGAAACGGACAACAACAACGATCAGGACAATTCACCGACGCCGCTGCAGCAGGTCACGTTTCTGTTACGCAAATACAAGCTGGTCGAAGGTCTGGTGAATCTGCAGGATGCGCCGGATGAATCGCTGGCTGAATCGACGGTGCAGAAACAAAATCTGTCCGAGCTGCAAGCTTTCCTGGATCAGCTCCATCCCGCCGACATCGCGCTGATCCTCGAAGCGCTGCCGCTGGAAGACCGGTTGCTGATCTGGAGCATGGTCAAAACCGACCGGGACGGGGAAGTGCTGCTGGAAACCTCCGATGCCGTCCGTGCCTCGCTGATTACCGACATGCACAATCAGGAACTGGTCGCGGCGACGGAATATCTCGATGCCGACGAAATCGCCGACCTTGCGCCCGATTTGCCGCAGGAAGTCATGGACGACGTTTTCCGCTCGCTCCCCGTGGAAGAACGCGAACAACTACGCGCCGCCATGTCGTACCCGGAAGATTCCGTCGGCGCCTTGATGGATTTCGATGTCATCACGATCCGCGAAGATGTCCGCATGGAGGTGGTGTTGCGCTACCTGCGCATGCTGGACGAAATGCCCGATCATACCGACCAGCTCTTCGTGGTCGACCGGAATGAACAATTGAAAGGCGTGTTGCTGATCAACCGCCTGCTCGTCAGCGATCCGGACACCTTGGTTGCCGATGTCATGACCAACGAAATCATCAAACTGCAACCGGACGATGTCGCTCAGCAAGCGGCCAATGCGTTCGAGCGCTACGACCTGGTTTCCGCTTCCGTGGTGGATGAAAACGACAAACTGCTGGGCCGCGTCACCGTCAACACCGTCATCGATTTCATCCGCGACAAAGCCGAGAACGAAGCGCTGAATCTGGCCGGTTTGAGCGAAGAAGAGGATCTTTTCGCGCCGGTGTTAAAAAGCGTGCAAAACCGCTGGGTGTGGCTGGCCGTCAATCTGGTCACCGCGTTCATCGCCTCCCGCGTCATCGGCCTGTTTGAAGATTCCATCGAAAAACTGGTCGCGCTGGCCGCGCTGATGCCGATCATCGCCGGCATCGGCGGCAACTCAGGCAATCAAACCATCACCATGATCGTGCGCGCGCTGGCGCTCGATCAAATCAACACCAGCAGCGCCTGGAAATTGATCACCAAGGAAGTCGGCGTCAGTATCGTCAACGGCCTGCTGTGGGGAACCATCGTCGGCCTGTTCACCTTCGCCATCTACCAGAACGCCGAACTCGGCCTGGTCATGACCTTGGCGCTGGTGCTGAACCTGCTACTCGCCGCGCTTCTCGGCGTGCTAATCCCGCTAACCCTACGCAAATTCGGCCGCGACCCGGCCATCGGCTCCAGCGTGATGATCACGGCTGTGACGGATAGTGGCGGATTCTTTATTTTTCTAGGGTTGGCAACGATTTTCTTGTTATAA
- the aroE gene encoding shikimate dehydrogenase, producing MLDSYAVIGNPVSHSKSPLIHTAFAQQTNQAMQYVALLAPLDGFQATVQDFHQRGGKGLNVTVPFKLEAYQLATRLTERASIAQAVNTLKFENGEILGDNTDGIGLVRDIESNLGIPIARKRILLLGAGGAAQGVILPLLQHMPSLLAIANRTPEKAAALRKQFNTYGNIAAGDFMFFADEHFDIIINATSASLHNALPELPANVFAKATFAYDMMYQHEPTPFLKFALQHGAQQITDGIGMLVEQAAESFFIWRGIRPQTKPVIAQLKLLI from the coding sequence ATGCTTGATTCTTATGCCGTAATCGGCAACCCTGTCTCACATAGCAAGTCACCGTTGATCCATACCGCCTTTGCACAACAAACGAACCAGGCCATGCAGTATGTGGCCTTGCTAGCACCGCTGGATGGTTTTCAGGCAACCGTGCAAGACTTCCACCAACGAGGCGGAAAGGGATTGAATGTCACCGTGCCATTTAAGCTGGAAGCCTATCAACTGGCGACCCGTTTAACCGAACGAGCAAGCATCGCACAGGCCGTCAATACACTTAAATTTGAAAACGGCGAAATTCTCGGTGACAACACCGATGGCATCGGGCTAGTGCGCGACATCGAATCCAATCTGGGAATTCCCATCGCGAGAAAACGCATACTGCTCCTGGGCGCGGGTGGTGCCGCACAGGGCGTCATCCTACCGTTGCTGCAGCATATGCCCTCGCTGCTGGCAATCGCTAACCGTACCCCTGAAAAAGCAGCAGCGCTACGGAAACAGTTCAACACTTATGGCAACATTGCCGCAGGCGATTTTATGTTTTTCGCCGATGAGCATTTTGACATCATCATCAATGCTACTTCCGCCAGCCTGCACAATGCACTGCCTGAATTACCCGCTAATGTATTTGCAAAGGCGACTTTCGCCTACGACATGATGTATCAGCATGAACCAACTCCTTTTCTCAAATTCGCCCTGCAACATGGCGCGCAACAGATAACCGATGGAATTGGTATGTTGGTTGAACAAGCGGCCGAGTCTTTCTTTATATGGCGCGGGATCAGGCCTCAGACAAAACCCGTCATTGCACAGTTGAAATTATTAATTTGA
- the rlmKL gene encoding bifunctional 23S rRNA (guanine(2069)-N(7))-methyltransferase RlmK/23S rRNA (guanine(2445)-N(2))-methyltransferase RlmL produces the protein MTQYQLFATTPKAMEGILANEIQALGGQNVQQKLAGVAFQGDLAMAYRACLWLRTASRVLLLLGSFEVKSQQDLYDGVQRIDWSGHLNTDDSLAVSFNSKNNPAINNTHFGALKVKDAIVDQLRAKFGSRPNVDTEYPSIRVNVYLHNDTAQLSLDLSGESSHKRGYREVSIAAPIKENLAAAILLRAGWSDIAAQGGSLIDPMCGSGTLLVEGALIAGDIAPGLQRDYFGFLGWKQHDPALWRDIWNAAQQRREMGLSKLPVIAGFDQDRRTVAAALQHVENAGLAGKIHIEKRDIADASAAESWAKGLIVCNPPYGERLGDEEQAALLYRQFGEVLKQRFAGWQAAMIIGNPELGFRLGIRSHKPITLFNGALECKLLRFTIEEKAFFEPKAKSQQERIEHISRRAQSGQVDSQAEMFANRLRKNLKKLAKWAKQNQIHCYRLYDADLPEYAVAVDVYQGEQTWVNVQEYESPKTVDPAKANQRLAGVMAEIPKVLEIPADQVFLKIRRKQKSTDQYEKLSDSRHFHVVEEGGCKFWVNFEDYLDTGLFLDHRPMRLLIQQQAKGKRFLNLFAYTGSATVHAAIGGAVSSVTVDMSNTYLDWARRNFVLNGIDGDHRLVRADCSQWLAEQASTKQKPQFDLIFLDPPTFSNSKKMDEAFDIQKDHVQLIHNAAALLAPGGILYFSTNFRRFKMDMEALSDWTIEDISAKMIPEDFARDAKIHYCWKIYDK, from the coding sequence ATGACGCAATACCAACTCTTCGCCACCACGCCCAAAGCGATGGAAGGCATACTCGCCAACGAAATCCAGGCGCTCGGCGGACAAAACGTGCAGCAGAAACTCGCCGGGGTGGCATTCCAAGGCGACCTGGCGATGGCGTACCGCGCCTGTTTATGGCTGCGCACCGCCAGTCGCGTGCTATTGCTGCTCGGCAGTTTCGAAGTGAAATCGCAGCAGGATCTCTACGATGGCGTGCAACGCATCGACTGGTCCGGGCATCTGAACACCGACGACAGCTTGGCGGTATCATTTAACAGCAAGAATAATCCGGCGATCAACAACACGCATTTCGGCGCGCTCAAAGTAAAAGATGCTATCGTCGATCAACTGCGCGCCAAATTCGGCAGCCGCCCCAATGTCGACACCGAGTACCCAAGCATCCGCGTCAATGTTTATCTGCACAACGACACCGCGCAGTTGAGTCTGGATTTATCCGGCGAGAGTTCGCATAAACGCGGTTACCGCGAAGTCAGCATCGCCGCGCCGATCAAGGAAAACCTGGCCGCGGCGATTTTGCTGCGCGCCGGTTGGTCGGACATTGCCGCGCAAGGCGGCTCATTGATTGATCCGATGTGCGGCTCCGGCACGCTGCTGGTGGAAGGCGCACTGATCGCCGGGGACATTGCACCGGGGTTACAACGCGATTATTTCGGTTTTCTCGGCTGGAAACAGCACGACCCCGCACTGTGGCGCGACATCTGGAACGCTGCGCAGCAGCGCCGCGAGATGGGTTTGAGCAAGTTGCCGGTAATCGCCGGTTTTGACCAGGATCGCCGCACCGTCGCCGCCGCGTTGCAGCATGTCGAAAACGCCGGGCTGGCGGGAAAAATCCACATTGAAAAGCGCGATATCGCCGATGCCTCCGCAGCAGAAAGCTGGGCAAAAGGGCTGATCGTCTGCAACCCGCCGTATGGCGAACGGCTCGGCGATGAAGAACAAGCCGCCTTGCTCTACCGCCAGTTCGGCGAGGTGTTAAAGCAACGCTTCGCCGGTTGGCAAGCGGCGATGATCATCGGTAACCCGGAGCTGGGTTTCCGCTTGGGCATCCGCTCGCACAAGCCGATTACGCTGTTCAATGGTGCGCTGGAGTGCAAGTTATTGCGCTTCACCATCGAGGAAAAAGCCTTTTTTGAACCGAAAGCCAAATCGCAGCAGGAACGCATTGAACACATCAGCCGCCGCGCCCAGTCCGGGCAAGTCGACAGCCAAGCGGAAATGTTCGCCAACCGCTTGCGCAAGAATTTGAAGAAACTGGCCAAGTGGGCCAAACAAAATCAGATCCATTGCTACCGGCTATACGACGCCGACCTGCCCGAATACGCGGTGGCTGTGGATGTGTATCAAGGCGAGCAGACCTGGGTCAACGTGCAGGAATACGAATCGCCGAAAACGGTCGATCCCGCCAAAGCGAATCAGCGGCTGGCCGGTGTGATGGCGGAAATCCCCAAAGTGCTGGAAATTCCTGCCGATCAGGTTTTTCTAAAAATCCGCCGCAAACAGAAAAGCACCGATCAATACGAGAAACTGAGCGACTCGCGTCACTTTCATGTGGTGGAAGAAGGTGGCTGCAAGTTTTGGGTGAATTTCGAGGATTATCTCGACACGGGCCTGTTTCTCGATCATCGGCCCATGCGTTTACTGATTCAGCAGCAAGCCAAGGGCAAGCGCTTCCTGAATTTATTCGCCTACACCGGCAGCGCCACGGTGCATGCGGCGATCGGCGGAGCGGTGTCGAGTGTCACAGTGGATATGTCGAACACGTATCTGGATTGGGCCAGACGGAATTTCGTCCTCAACGGCATTGACGGCGATCACCGGCTGGTGCGCGCCGATTGCTCGCAATGGCTGGCCGAACAAGCCAGCACCAAACAAAAACCGCAATTCGACCTGATCTTTCTCGATCCGCCTACTTTCTCGAATTCCAAGAAAATGGACGAAGCTTTCGACATCCAGAAAGACCACGTGCAACTGATCCACAATGCTGCTGCTTTGCTGGCGCCGGGTGGAATCTTGTATTTCTCAACCAACTTCCGCCGTTTCAAAATGGACATGGAGGCACTCAGCGATTGGACCATCGAAGACATCAGTGCAAAGATGATCCCCGAAGATTTCGCCCGCGATGCCAAGATTCATTATTGCTGGAAGATTTACGATAAATGA